A window of Zingiber officinale cultivar Zhangliang chromosome 5A, Zo_v1.1, whole genome shotgun sequence contains these coding sequences:
- the LOC121982512 gene encoding protein CLP1 homolog isoform X2 encodes MASSRQFKLAKESELRVEVGPDMPLRIRLFSGTAEIFGTELPPSNWLSISPRSKIAVFTWNGATIELDGVSEVEYVADETPMVSYVNVHAILDARRAQAKASHSNNVDSLQGPRVIVVGPTDSGKSSLCKMLLSWACKQGWKPTYVDLDIGQGYITIPGCIAATPVEMPIDAVEGIPLEMPIVYFYGHTSPTANGDLYKVFVKELARTLERQFSGNAEARAAGMVINTMGWVEGLGYELLLNAIDTFNCDVVLVLGQEKLCSMLKEVLKTKPKVDVVKLHKSGGIVMRNQKVRQKARSLKIREYFYGPINDLSPHSNIVNFSDISVYRIGGGPQAPRSALPIGAEPVADPTRVVAININRDLLHLVLAVSYAKEPDQIISSTWRMNIVEA; translated from the exons ATGGCCTCGTCCAGACAATTTAAATTAGCGAAGGAGAGTGAGCTCAGAGTCGAGGTTGGCCCTGACATGCCCCTTCGCATTCGCCTCTTCTCTGGCACAGCTGAAATATTCGGTACCGAGTTGCCTCCTAGCAATTGGCTCTCCATCTCACCACGCAGCAAAATCGCA GTTTTCACTTGGAACGGTGCCACCATCGAGTTGGATGGAGTCAGCGAAGTGGAGTATGTGGCAGATGAG ACACCCATGGTGAGCTACGTGAATGTTCATGCCATACTTGATGCAAGAAGAGCTCAAGCAAAGGCATCGCATAGTAACAATGTGGACTCTCTGCAG GGTCCTAGGGTGATTGTTGTGGGACCCACAGATTCTGGGAAGAGTAGCTTGTGCAAAATGCTTCTAAGCTGGGCTTGTAAACAAGGATGGAAACCGACCTATGTGGATTTGGATATTGGTCAGGGCTACATAACTATTCCTGGCTGCATAGCTGCTACTCCAGTTGAGATGCCTATAGATGCAGTGGAAGGAATTCCTCTAGAAATGCCTATTGTGTATTTTTATGGGCACACATCTCCTAC TGCAAATGGTGATCTTTATAAAGTGTTTGTGAAGGAGTTGGCTAGAACCCTAGAGAGGCAGTTCTCTGGAAATGCTGAAGCTAGAGCTGCAGGCATGGTGATTAATACTATGGGATGGGTGGAAGGCCTTGGTTATGAG TTACTTCTCAATGCTATTGATACATTTAATTGTGATGTGGTTCTAGTCTTGGGCCAG GAAAAACTTTgcagcatgcttaaagaagttttaaaaaccaAGCCTAAAGTAGATGTTGTGAAACTCCATAAATCTGGAGGGATAGTTATGAGGAATCAAAAAGTACGCCAAAAGGCTAGGAGTTTGAAAATCAGA GAATACTTCTATGGGCCTATAAATGATCTCTCCCCACATTCAAATATTGTCAACTTTAGTGACATTTCTGTTTATAGAATTGGTGGTGGCCCACAGGCTCCTCGTTCTGCACTGCCTATTGGTGCGGAACCTGTAGCCGACCCTACTCGAGTAGTTGCTATTAACATAAATCGTGACTTACTCCATCTTGTTCTAGCTGTTTCATATGCAAAGGAGCCTGATCAGATTATATCCAG
- the LOC121980195 gene encoding acidic proline-rich protein HP43A-like produces the protein MARAASAGKGWPTTSRATCGRASRCQTGPGPAAVDQGQGQPSSAAARHGQLRTPVAGQDQPLTRATDKGQPRPLPPDHGHDLARVFGQGKELPHASGQGQQLAPEAGQRQARPPSSGTAPAASQRQPRPPAANQRQPQPPATAQRELPPELEERETSLPGLKSP, from the coding sequence ATGGCAAGGGCAGCAAGTGCGGGTAAGGGCTGGCCAACGACATCAAGGGCCACCTGCGGTCGGGCCAGCCGCTGCCAGACAGGACCAGGGCCAGCTGCTGTCGACCAGGGCCAGGGCCAGCCAAGCTCTGCAGCAGCCAGGCATGGCCAACTGCGGACTCCCGTGGCCGGCCAGGACCAGCCGCTGACTCGCGCGACCGACAAGGGCCAACCTCGGCCTCTTCCGCCCGACCATGGCCATGATCTAGCTCGAGTGTTCGGCCAGGGCAAGGAGCTGCCCCATGCGTCCGGCCAGGGCCAGCAACTCGCTCCCGAGGCCGGCCAGCGCCAGGCGCGGCCTCCCAGCAGCGGGACAGCACCCGCGGCCAGCCAGCGGCAGCCGCGACCACCCGCGGCCAACCAGCGGCAGCCGCAACCACCTGCGACCGCCCAGCGCGAACTGCCACCGGAGTTGGAAGAGAGGGAGACAAGTTTACCAGGACTAAAATCGCCCTAA